From the genome of Malus sylvestris chromosome 6, drMalSylv7.2, whole genome shotgun sequence, one region includes:
- the LOC126625318 gene encoding uncharacterized protein LOC126625318 — MGGAQAMKRIPRIKFPQRHPKPSGTEPQTQGLAGDSSHTFFSGSRASTTLGGKASEQPERTPLSKEEIEAIMLGGII, encoded by the exons atgggtggAGCCCAGGCGATGAAGAGGATACCTCGCATCAAGTTTCCTCAGAGACACCCCAAACCTTCTG GTACTGAGCCTCAGACTCAAGGTTTGGCTGGTGATTCTTCTCACACTTTCTTCTCAGGTTCAAGGGCGTCAACCACCTTGGGAGGAAAAGCTTCTGAACAACCCGAACGAACACCGTTGTCCAAAGAGGAGATTGAGGCCATTATG TTGGGTGGCATCATCTGA